From Scleropages formosus chromosome 9, fSclFor1.1, whole genome shotgun sequence, one genomic window encodes:
- the ubxn6 gene encoding UBX domain-containing protein 6, with protein MWSEMFPRCTVLRLASEWKHLRVRGRRHEDGRQSRFSRWETTDMKKFFEDIKKDMKFKQAGPGKKLNEDNSTKSLPVPSNAPAKPRQAPTEGAQRAGAAALARIEQQHRPRPQTSQDAIRSQVRKELEAEAAAIVADQKPATTIEGSNVPVKDSACFSVSGVYFICPLTGAVLTKSEREVRIKEAILMHFEKDPLEASIMMIHTFNKDREKVKAAVDIISRYVDNICKNPTEEKYRKIKVSNKVFQEKVSCLEGSREFLQAAGFEFTVLQVEGKEDKEEFLVLAEQDSNQLEQLKEMKDRLQKGEPLRPQLDRQPQAFRSSPHATHFELPLDFYNLTAEELKKEQQLRTEAVERNAMLRTKAMREREEQRERRKYNYTLLRVRLPDENLLQGTFLARERVAALYKFVRESLVDGWQPFELVAPGGQKLKDDEEVAFNECSLVPAALLSLSWDAAVQADIAAAGGPSPSLLKPELLENIKNLV; from the exons ATGTGGAGTGAAATGTTCCCGCGCTGCACTGTGCTTCGGCTCGCGTCGGAATGGAAACATCTGCGCGTTCGCGGGCGGCGTCACGAGGACGGGCGACAGTCGCGTTTCTCTCG CTGGGAAACAACAGACATGAAGAAATTTTTCGAAGATATAAAGAAAGACATGAAGTTCAAGCAGGCAGGACCTGGGAAGAAACTGAACGAGgacaacag CACCAAAAGCCTGCCGGTGCCCAGCAATGCCCCAGCCAAGCCTCGCCAAGCACCTACGGAAGGAGCACAGAGGGCAGGTGCTGCAGCTCTGGCCAGGATAGAGCAACAGCATCGGCCACGACCTCAGACCTCACAGGATGCCATCCGTAGTCAGG TGAGAAAAGAATTGGAGGCTGAAGCTGCAGCAATAGTAGCAGATCAAAAACCAGCAACAACAATAGAG GGCTCCAATGTGCCAGTTAAAGACTCAGCCTGTTTCTCAGTATCTGGGGTGTATTTCATTTGCCCTCTTACTGGGGCTGTCTTAACAAAGAGTGAGAGGGAGGTTCGTATTAAAGAAGCTATTCTCATG CATTTTGAGAAGGACCCCCTGGAAGCCTCTATTATGATGATTCATACCTTCAAcaaggacagagagaaagttAAGGCTGCAGTAGACATCATCAGCAG GTATGTGGACAACATTTGTAAGAACCCCACAGAAGAGAAATACAGGAAGATTAAAGTAAGCAACAAGGTCTTCCAG GAGAAAGTAAGCTGCTTGGAGGGATCTCGGGAGTTCCTGCAAGCCGCAGGATTTGAGTTCACTGTTCTTCAAGTGGAGGGAAAGG AGGACAAGGAGGAGTTCCTGGTGTTAGCAGAGCAGGACTCTAaccagctggagcagctgaaggaaaTGAAAGACAGACTCCAGAAAGGAGAGCCCCTTAGGCCACAGCTTGACCGCCAGCCACAGGCTTTCCGGTCCTCTCCCCACGCCACACACTTTGAGCTGCCCTTGGACTTCTACAATCTGACTgcggaggagctgaagaaggaacaGCAGCTCAG GACAGAAGCAGTCGAGAGGAATGCTATGCTTCGGACGAAGGCAATGAGGGAACGTGAGGAGCAACGAGAGAGAAGGAAGTACAACTACACCCTGCTGAGGGTGCGGTTGCCAGATGAAAACTTGCTTCAAG GAACATTCTTGGCAAGGGAACGTGTTGCAGCACTGTACAAGTTTGTGCGCGAGTCCCTTGTGGATGGTTGGCAGCCATTTGAACTAGTGGCTCCAGGTGGACAGAAACTGAAGGACGATGAGGAGGTGGCCTTCAACGAGTGCAGCTTG GTCCCAGCAGCTCTGCTGTCACTTTCCTGGGATGCAGCAGTGCAGGCAGACattgcagcagctggaggaccGAGCCCTTCGCTCCTTAAGCCGGAGCTACTGGAAAACATCAAGAACCTAGTTTga